Within the uncultured Draconibacterium sp. genome, the region AGAAATTATTCGCCTTACGAAATTCCGGTTTCGCAAGTGGTTGAAATATGGCAATTTGAAACCGTAAACAGTTTTGAAGTAGAAAGCCAATAAAGCTTTAAACCAAAAAGCTGAATTGCAGTCCAACTTCAAATAAACCAAAAAATTTTACCATGAAATCTCAAATCATTCTATTTTCTCTTCTTTTTCTTTTTGCTGTTTCAACGACCAGGGCACAAAGCCAGGCCGACAACAACTGGATGCAATGGCGCGGTCCACTGGGTAACGGCGTAGCAGTTAAAGCGAATCCTCCGGTTGATTTCAGCGAAACCAAAAACCTGAAATGGAAAACTGCAATACCGGGTAGAGGGAACGCCACCCCAATTGTTTACGAAGACAAGATTGTGATTTTAACAGCAGTTCCGACTGATCCATCTGTTGATCCGCAAGTATCGCCCAATGTAGACCACGATTTTAAGGTAATTCTGGTGAACAGAAACGATGGTAGTGTTATCTGGGAAAAAACTGTGGCCACCGATCTTCCCAAAGGCAAAATCCATGATTTAAGCAGCTGGGCCTCTAATTCACCCTGCACCGATGGCGAAATGATTTACGCTTACTTCGGATCTTTTGGACTGTACTGCCTTGACTTTGACGGAAACATTATCTGGAAACGCGATTTCGGGACAATGGAAAAACGCATGAACTTTGGCGATGGTGCGTCGCCATACCTATACAAAGACAGGCTTTTTATACAATGGGACCACGAAGGCGATTCGTACATCTATGCGATAGACAAAAAAACAGGAGAAGACGTATGGAGACTCGAAAGAGACGAACCAACATCATGGTCAACACCTTTTGTGGTGGAAGCCAATGGAAAAACACAGGTAATTGTTAGCGGCACCAACAAAATTATTAGCTACGATTACGAAACCGGAGAAACTATCTGGTCAGGAAAAGGATTAACACAAAATGTAATCCCGGTTCCGGTATATGAAAATGGTATTGTTTACCTGATGAGTGGATTCAGGGGATCGTTCTTAAAAGCTGTCGATCTCTCGAAAGCCAGTGGTGACATTACTGATTCTGACGCTATTATTTGGACTTATAATCAAGATACTCCCTACACGCCTACACCACTTTTAATGGATGGAAAGCTTTATTTCTTACGTGTAAATAACGGTGTTATGACCTGTTTGGATGCCAAGGACGGAAGCGTGCATTATTCCAAAGAAAGACTGGAAGGTATCAGCACTATTTTCTCCTCTCCATCGGGCGCCGACGACAAAATTTACATTGCAG harbors:
- a CDS encoding PQQ-binding-like beta-propeller repeat protein, which translates into the protein MKSQIILFSLLFLFAVSTTRAQSQADNNWMQWRGPLGNGVAVKANPPVDFSETKNLKWKTAIPGRGNATPIVYEDKIVILTAVPTDPSVDPQVSPNVDHDFKVILVNRNDGSVIWEKTVATDLPKGKIHDLSSWASNSPCTDGEMIYAYFGSFGLYCLDFDGNIIWKRDFGTMEKRMNFGDGASPYLYKDRLFIQWDHEGDSYIYAIDKKTGEDVWRLERDEPTSWSTPFVVEANGKTQVIVSGTNKIISYDYETGETIWSGKGLTQNVIPVPVYENGIVYLMSGFRGSFLKAVDLSKASGDITDSDAIIWTYNQDTPYTPTPLLMDGKLYFLRVNNGVMTCLDAKDGSVHYSKERLEGISTIFSSPSGADDKIYIAANGICLVIKAGEDFEILASNQLDDDFHASPVFVNNQLFLRGFENLYCFEE